Proteins encoded in a region of the Triticum dicoccoides isolate Atlit2015 ecotype Zavitan chromosome 3A, WEW_v2.0, whole genome shotgun sequence genome:
- the LOC119272089 gene encoding uncharacterized protein LOC119272089 gives MGTVQVQGVAASGRMPSMEAEPKTLTLEQLKYAREAALYVVRTRTTEEAIRIFTEGLKPVRGVQKMGSSSTTDSSDDDVELGSSEDSTPRGGGGTGCRTHGRSIKRDIATAPF, from the exons ATGGGGACGGTGCAGGTGCAAGGTGTGGCGGCGTCGGGGAGGATGCCGTCCATGGAGGCGGAGCCGAAGACGCTCACCCTCGAGCAGCTCAAGTACGCAAGG GAGGCGGCGCTGTACGTGGTGAGGACGAGGACGACTGAGGAAGCCATCAGGATCTTCACGGAAGGGCTCAAGCCAGTGCGGGGCGTGCAGAAGATGGGCTCCTCCTCCACgacggactcgtcggacgacgacgTCGAGCTCGGCTCGTCGGAGGATTCGAcgccgcgcggcggcggcggcacgggttgCCGCACCCACGGACGCTCCATCAAGAGGGACATTGCCACTGCACCGTTCTAG